The Strix aluco isolate bStrAlu1 chromosome Z, bStrAlu1.hap1, whole genome shotgun sequence genome contains a region encoding:
- the LOC141918446 gene encoding uncharacterized protein LOC141918446 yields the protein MEDITMVPKEQTPQDRFLHVLEDCQITFMTIIDTDNRVKEHSSNNDTDLSPASPGKIFVEAFSEHSIETGEFEISDLLRSVSDSESLKTISLLPDKLECQGHAFSIDTSADESSGALPVQLVTALNALSGSVVRPVTSVVPNKRQLNTEGEQLNSEPSIPRLDDDHTQITNVIEPQLVTIQVEEIKALSGSKLQRTTNEQVYTYFN from the coding sequence ATGGAGGATATAACAATGGTTCCAAAGGAACAGACACCACAAGATAGATTTCTGCATGTTTTAGAAGATTGCCAGATAACCTTCATGACCATTATTGACACAGATAACAGAGTAAAAGAACATTCCTCTAATAATGATACAGATCTTTCACCGGCATCCCCAGGGAAGATTTTCGTGGAAGCATTCAGTGAACATAGTATAGAGACTGGTGAATTTGAAATCAGTGATTTGTTGAGATCCGTCAGTGATTCTGAGAGTCTGAAAACGATAAGCCTATTACCTGACAAGTTGGAGTGTCAGGGTCATGCCTTTTCCATTGATACATCAGCAGATGAGAGCAGTGGTGCCCTGCCAGTACAGCTTGTGACAGCTCTGAATGCCTTGTCAGGATCTGTAGTACGACCTGTCACTTCTGTAGTGCCAAATAAGAGACAGCTTAACACTGAGGGAGAGCAGTTAAATTCAGAACCCAGTATTCCCCGGTTAGATGATGACCATACACAAATAACAAACGTGATTGAGCCTCAGCTTGTTACAATTCAGGTGGAAGAAATAAAAGCCTTATCAGGATCTAAATTGCAGAGGACAACAAATGAGCAAGTATAcacatattttaattaa